The nucleotide window TGTCGTAGGCAAGCAATCATCTTGGGGAAGAGGACTTATTCTTCCCGGTGTCTAGAGACCTTTGATTGCAACGGGATAAAGCAACATCAGGAGGATGTAAATAGAGATCCAGAGCAACTGTTaccaagaaggcagaaagaagagagaaagagagagagggagagagagagaagaagggaggagcaTTGGGTTTCAGTGGGGGCTTTTTATCTCTCCCACTTGTAACATTAATACTGGGAATAGTCAGAGGCGTTGATTGCAACTTTTCAAAGGTCGGTCCCTGTGCAGACGAGGAAGGAGGTTCCCCCCCTAACCCCCCATTGGTGGTGCCCAGCACCCAAATTGCATTTTATTGGGAGAATGAGCAGAACCTCAAACGGAGTAGTGTAGGGGGATCCAGCCTTTTCCTCGTGGTCCCAGGGGAAGCCACCTTCTGTGCGCTGGGGAGCGCATCCCCGCAGTGACATGTGTCTAACTCTCGGCGCCGAATTGGGCAGCAGGTGCAGGTTCTAAAGAGCCACTGCTGCCACTGCCGACCCCGAGGTGCCGAGTGACGCCGAGCCATGCAGCCCCCAGGAGCGCCCATCGTCTGCATCTTGCACCTCCTGCTCCTGATGCAGCTCTCAGTTTCTCCTGCTCTGGCTACTGGGAACAGAACCAATTTAGGAAAGGCAAACTTACCTGAGATGACCAGGGAGCTGCAAGATTGGGAAGTTTGGGGGTCAGGAGATGGGCTGCAGAAAGTCTTATCCAGCAGCCCCAGAGAAGCAGTTGGAGCCAAAGCACAAGAAAAGAAGGTGGAGGacgaaaaaggaaaatcattaacAGCGCCTTTCAGGGACCTGCCTGTGGCTCACAGGACTTCTCATGTCCCCCCAGAGAGGCGCCCTGGCATCTGGCTAGTTCCCCTCAGAGCAGCGGTGATTGAGTTACCCGTTGCCCTTAGGTTTTCCTTGGATTCGGGTAAAGAGAAGGGTGGCAGGGATATTGATCTAGGTGGCAGCCAGGAGCAGAATGTCAGGACAGACCCAGGAGCCCTGGAACCCTTTTCCCGGTGGAGAAGAGCGGGGAAACCCAGCGGTGACCCCCTGACCAGCCCACCTGCCTTGGAGAGCGCAGCCACTGTTGATGGAAAAGCACAGGAGAAGGCAGTGGCCAACGCCGGGAAGGCATTGCCTTTAAACGGATCTTCTGGAGAGGCCCTTCAGGAGCGGAGTGGCCCCCGTGGGGGAAACGGAACGAATCGTCGCCCTAAACTCAAGAACCCCTTCTATCCGCTGACCCGCGAATCCTATGGAGCTTACGCCGTCATGTGCCTGTCGGTGGTGATCTTCGGCACTGGCATAATCGGAAACCTGGCTGTGATGTGTATCGTGTGTCACAATTACTACATGAGGAGCATCTCCAACTCCCTTCTGGCCAACCTGGCCTTCTGGGATttcctcatcatttttttctgcctGCCGCTGGTCATCTTCCATGAGCTCACCAAGAAATGGCTTCTAGAGGATTTCTCCTGCAAGATCGTGCCCTATCTCGAGGTAACAGAGCCTTGTAGTGGGCCACCACCACTGGCCTTCCTACTCCTTAAGAGGGTGTGTTGCCCCAAGGGATTACTGAGTCCACCCCATCCCTCTCTATCTgcatcccttttccctttttttttttttttttttttttttttttttttttttttttttttttgctaccctTTCCTCCTGTCTCACCTTTCCAGCTTCTGTTGGAGGCTTTGCTTAAGCACACCTTTAAACTCATCTGCCACCCCGAGGGTGAAAAACTGCTGATAAAATGTCTAGACTAGTCTGGATAGTGCTTGTGTCTGCCCCTCTTTGAGCCGGCATACAATATATCAATCGGCCTGCTTTGGCACCTGTGACATATTATACATCTGGATTGGCAGCTAAGATACACAAGCTGCCCCTCCAGATAGGAATGGTTTGGACCATCAGATCCCAGCAGGACAAGGAAAGAAACTTTTGTCTCTACCcaatcccctcccccactcccacagCTTTCCACAGAGAAAATATGGATGAATCTATTGTGTCCAGATGTGGCAATCTGAATCATCAAGCTTCTTACTGCacttttttcttcccattcctcCTTAAGAACTGGGTTTGAGGcaaaatgttttcttcagtgaaataaCTGGCcttatgataaatatttaaatattttgagtaGTCACTCATGCCACTTAAGGTATCTACCTTCCATGTTATGtgatggaatttttctttcttttattttattcccccTCCTTTCAATTTCACAGccttttcctttaaagaaattaAGCTTAAAAAGAGACTTTGACCATCATGAGACAggatttgtttaattttttaaaggtgtGTGTCAAACTCTATTACATGTTATATTTTACTAGGCACAGTTTTTAAGGCTTAATTTGGTGGAAAAAAACTATAACTGAAAATTTCTTAAGAGGGAAGTGGAAACCTATGGTCTTCTAAACAGGAACATGTCCACAAGAAACTTCTTTCTGCACTTATTGCCTTGAGTGTGGTGGTTggaatttgctttaaaaatggcCTCTCATTTAAACAACAGCCATTGGAAAGTGCCCAAGTGCTCCTCTGCCAGTTGTGTTCTCAGCCAGCTGGCCTCTGCTTTGCCCCATTCAGATTGTCCAATTCATCTATGGAAGCTGAAGAATTGAAACCTGTAAATATTACAACAGCCCATGAGTCTGCCTAATAGCAGTGCTAGGACCATCCTGTTTAACAATCTTCCTGTATCTAAGGTAGGGGAGACCTGAACGaagaaaactatttctttttagaaGGATCAAAAGCAGAGGCTTACTTTATAATATTGGCAGGAACAGATATAGTTGCATTCCGTGTTTGTTAAATCAATTGTCATCATTTCTTTACAGAAGGGTCACAATATCAGCTTTGCTAGGAATAGTTAGTTAGCCTAGAAGTATATGATTTCTCTGGTAGATAGTTCATTTCTGAATTGTGAAtgacttggtttaaaaaaagttgttgGATATGTGAGGATG belongs to Gracilinanus agilis isolate LMUSP501 chromosome 5, AgileGrace, whole genome shotgun sequence and includes:
- the GPR37 gene encoding prosaposin receptor GPR37 encodes the protein MQPPGAPIVCILHLLLLMQLSVSPALATGNRTNLGKANLPEMTRELQDWEVWGSGDGLQKVLSSSPREAVGAKAQEKKVEDEKGKSLTAPFRDLPVAHRTSHVPPERRPGIWLVPLRAAVIELPVALRFSLDSGKEKGGRDIDLGGSQEQNVRTDPGALEPFSRWRRAGKPSGDPLTSPPALESAATVDGKAQEKAVANAGKALPLNGSSGEALQERSGPRGGNGTNRRPKLKNPFYPLTRESYGAYAVMCLSVVIFGTGIIGNLAVMCIVCHNYYMRSISNSLLANLAFWDFLIIFFCLPLVIFHELTKKWLLEDFSCKIVPYLEVASLGVTTFTLCALCIDRFRAATNVQMYYEMIENCSSTTAKLAVIWVGALLLALPEVVLRQLSKEDLGFSDRIPAERCVIKISPELPDTIYVLALTYDSARLWWYFGCYFCLPTLFTITCSLVTARKIRKAEKACTRGNKRQIQLESQMNCTVVALTILYGFCIIPENICNIVTAYMATGVSEQTMDLLHIISQFLLFFKSCVTPVLLFCLCKPFSRAFMECCCCCCDECIQKSSTVTSDDNDNEYTTELELSPFSTIRREMSTFASVGTHC